From the Oleiphilus messinensis genome, one window contains:
- a CDS encoding YceD family protein: protein MSSCELPKFVDPYKFADQEISISGTIALAVMPELVSVLVGNAGDAVVSVTLRFHKDDQGYRVISGAVTASLLVECQRCLGPVEIQVGSDFELALLRTDDQAAQIPRKYDPLIVEGDEVSLAEVVQEELLLAMPQFSYHEEACGVKMPQPEKFDDQAKQKDNPFSVLAGMKTKK from the coding sequence ATGTCGAGTTGTGAATTACCCAAATTTGTAGATCCTTATAAATTCGCCGATCAAGAAATATCAATTTCTGGCACTATCGCATTAGCTGTTATGCCTGAGTTGGTATCGGTTTTGGTGGGCAATGCTGGGGATGCTGTCGTTTCTGTGACTTTGAGGTTCCACAAAGATGATCAGGGGTACAGAGTGATCTCTGGAGCCGTGACTGCTAGTCTTTTAGTGGAATGTCAGCGTTGTTTGGGGCCTGTAGAGATTCAGGTTGGCTCGGACTTTGAGCTTGCCCTGCTCAGAACGGATGATCAAGCTGCGCAAATTCCGAGGAAGTATGATCCTCTGATTGTTGAGGGCGATGAAGTTTCACTGGCCGAGGTGGTTCAGGAGGAGCTTCTCCTGGCAATGCCGCAGTTTTCGTATCATGAAGAGGCTTGTGGTGTGAAAATGCCACAACCTGAAAAGTTCGATGATCAGGCTAAGCAGAAGGATAATCCCTTTAGTGTTTTGGCTGGCATGAAAACAAAAAAATAG